GTAGGCTGTAAATGACGTACCATCAGGGTCATTTCCTTATTGATACCGGCATGACTTTCTATATAACTGGTCAGGTATTTACGGAACAATCCTAAATTTGTCAGGTTGCGGCCGTTAATTGCCAGTTCTTTATTGATGTTGTTATTCGTGTTGTATTTTTCAATATCCGACTGCCTGTGTTCGATATAGGACGTAATCAGCTGAATCTTCTTAAAATGATCTATTTCATTCGCATGAATAAAGCGGACACTGTTTTCTTTGATCAGGATATGACGTTTAATTCTTCTCCCGTTTGAGTTCTGCATTCCTCTCCAGTTCCGGAACGAATCGGAGATAAGGCTGTAAGTAGGAACCGTTGTTGTGGTATTGTCAAAATTTTTGACTTTCACGGTAGCCAGGTTGATTTCAATAACATCACCGTCGGCTCCGAATTTATCAATCGTGATCCAGTCGCCAATACGAACCGTATCGTTAACGGTAACCTGAATACTGGCCACCAGACCCAATATGGTGTCCTTGAAAATTAAGATGATAATCGCCGAAATAGCCCCGAAAGTCCCCAACAGCGTTTTGAAATTGGTATCGAAAAGGATCAATACCAAATATGTAATAGCATAAACCCAAAGGATAATCATGATTACCTGGGTATAGCTGTCTATCGGTTTGTCGCTAAACTTGGGTTTTTCTTTCAGGTAGTCTTTCAGGGAGTTAAAGATACTTCGGATGATCCACAGCGAAAGGAAGACCATATAGGTTTTTACGCCTTTTCCGAAAAAGCTCTCCCAGTAGACAAAGTTTTTTAGGACAACCGGAACAACTTTGCTGATAAAGTACAAAGGAACCAGATGGGCAACATATTTGGCTGTTTTATTGGCAACCAAAAAGTCGTCAAAACTCGATTTTGTTTTTTCTGCGATTATCGCCAGAATGATAATCAGTATTTTTTTAAAGATATAATCTAAAATATAAGCCACAACAACGAGGACAATTATATTAACTGCCAGGTTAAGATAACTTGCCGTAGTATCACTGAAATCAAGGTTTTTCAGGATTTTATATGCCCAATTAAAGATTTTCATATTTTAAAATTACAGAATTTTTTTCTCAATATAAAAAGTACCGAAAGGAATTACCGATGCAATACAAACCTGGAAGTATTTTTTAAACGACCAATTCTCTTCCATTTTCAGCATACTGGCGATTACAATATAACCGATAAACAGTAATCCATGTGCCATTCCAACGAAACGAACCATTTCCGGTTTGTCATACATATATTTTAGAGGCATGGCCACAAACAACAGGAGCAGGAGGGATATCCCTTCCAGAAAAGCAATAATTTTAAAAAAACGTAACATCTGTGATTATTTAAGGGGTTGATTATAAACGAAATACCGGTTTTATTGAAAAGCCTCCAAAAAACGCTCAAAATTAGCCCAAAAGTAAGTTAGAAAAGAAGAAAATTCGTTAATTATTCACTAAAATACATAAAAAAACTGCACTTAAAAAAGTACAGTTTTAGCATATTTTACAGGCTGTTTTTAGTTTAGAATGCTAAAAATGCTTTGTTATATTCTCTTAAATCAGAAATATTGTTTTTGTTTTTCAAATCTGCAAACAGGGAGATCAAATATTCCAAACTTTCTAAATCTGTTTCCTCAGCTTTCACATTTTCCGATTCCGTTTCCAACTCATCTTCTAAAGGTTCATCATCCGGGATCGTAATTAAAAATGCGCCGTTTTCTTCAACATGTTCGTAAGCTAAACGTATCGCTTTAACTAAAACCGGGTTTTGTTCTTCAAGAGCAAACTCCCGTAATTTTTTTAAATCTTCAATTAAAGTTTCGGCGTTGAATCCTTTTTTGAATAAATCAAGCTGGATTTTATTGATTAGTTTTTGTGCAGTTGGATTTTCCACAGTACTTATAATTTGAAATTAGTTGGATTTTTATTTTTAGGTATGCAAAAATAATCTTTTATTGTTTTTTTACTAATAAAAAGTGAGATTTTTTCATTTAAGAAATATTCCCGGCCCTGATTTCAGCCTTAATCTTCCTGCATAATGATGAATACCCGTTCATTTAACTTTCCCGAAATGTGCTTTACGGTAAAAGACTATAATTCAACCCTGAAAGTGAAAATTACCGGATTACTTTCTTCAACTGCATTTGTATGGTATCCTTATACAGTACCATATTCCATTGCATCGTACTGCCGTTGAATTTGTTAATCTGCACCGGAATAGTATCCGGTTGGGCAGGATTGCGTTCGTAAGCGATAACCTGTAAGCTGTTTTTGGTATCGTCATACTGATAGCGCATTAATACCGAAGTACTGTCTACATACACATGCGGATTCGGGCTGTAGTATATTTTACCGCGTTCCTCAATGTAAACCACTTTCCAGGCGGAAGTGTCTTTCTCCCATGCATTTTCAGCAATCTTCTTTCCGTTGCGCATCATGCTATCCACTTTCCACTTTCCAAAATATTTATCGGAAAGATGAACATCATAGCGGTAATACATGATAAATACCAAAGGAATCACTATACACAGCACCCGTACGACAGCCCGAAGTGCTTTATTTCCTATAGCCGGCGATGGGTTTTTATATTTCGTAAACAAGGCTATTATGGCATCTTTTCGCTCCAATAGCAAATAGCATAAGCCTAAAGTCATTAGCATTGAAGTAAAAGTCGTAATCGGTCCGATTCCATAAAAGATGTTGATCAATACAATATTAAAAAGTACCGGCAGCAGTGTTGCCACACCTAATAATACCGTACGTCTGAACAATAAAAAAATACTTCCTGCAATCTGAAAAACACCAACAATTGCGGCAAGACCATAGGTGGATCCGTAATACTTCCAGGTCAGTTCCGTTCCGGTCAAGGTATTAACCAGGGCGTCTTCCAGATGATTTGCAAATGCAAAATTGACCTCAAACAATTTTTCAAATCCAAATATCATGATATGGAATGCCAGCCAATAACGCAATAACGCTGTCAGCCAGATACGGTATTTCTGAGAATTAATTTTCCCTTTTTTAGCTTTATAATGCCAGTAAATTGAAAAACCAACCGAAAACAGAATCGCAATGAGTAACATCGATAATCCAACAGGAATGATCCGTGCTGCCCATTTTGCAGGCAAAAGGGGAGCGATTGTATAAATAACAGAATTGACAGCTCCTACAATGGCTAAAAGGCATAAAAAGAATTTTAAAAACCAATTGGAGTGTTCTTGTGTTTCTGTTGAAATCATCCTATTTTTTTTGTTAATATCCGATACTATAACGGGTTAATTGTATAATTATTTCATCTTTTTTAAATATTTGTCTCCGCAATAGTAAAACCGGAGCGCTATTTCCAGACAGCAGGATGCCGGATAAAATTTAGTTCCGGGAATACCTTCTATAATCTGGATCTATTTGTTTAGTTTTGTATGTATAAGTACATTTTCAGGCAGTATTAAAATTTAAACGTTATGGCAAAAAACAAAACAACCTATACAGCGGTTAATGTGGTTGATTTTATCAACGCTTATGTCGATAATGAACAAAAGAAAGCCGACAGCTTCCGCTTAATTGAATTAATGTCGGAATGGTCGGGATTTGAACCCAAAATGTGGGGTCCAACGATCATTGGATTCGGTAATTACCATTATAAATATGCCAGCGGACACGAAGGCGATGCACCGCTTATTGGCTTTTCACCACGAAAGGCAGCCTTTTCGTTATATGTGTTTTCGCCAACGGAGGAAAACAAGCATCTATTGGACAATCTTGGCAAATATAAAATCTCAAAAGCCTGTATCTATATCAAAAAGCTATCCGATATTAATATTCCCGCTTTAAAAGAAATATGCGAGGATAGTTTTAAATACCTTAATGAACATCATGAATGTGCGTGCAGGGAGAAGTAGACGTGTTTAATACCGGGCTCTTAAAGCTTTGATCTGCTCTTTACTCATTTAAAACAACATAATCACGAAGGGCAGGGCAGGGGGCTATCCTTTAAACATTACAGGATTTAATACTTTAATGGGATCATTCTAAAATCCGGCCTCCGTTAGAAACCGGTTCGAATCAGATAGAGCAGTTCTTAGTATAGCCCTCCAATAATTACGTCCTTTACTGGCCTTCATATTTATTGCCTCCTGTTGTAAATTTTCCTGAATTTGCACACGTGTCAATCTTCCTAAAGATGGGGTTATGGCATTTAGCACATCAATTATTTCACTATTACTCCTTTGCTTGTACCTGTCCAATAAAAGAAGCGTTTCAAAATGATTGACAATTACCGAGCGAATATTTACGGGTATTTGGGCGCTATCAATTGAAAAAACAGCTTGCGGCACATTAGCGCTATAAACGATATCACACCTCAAATAGTCAACATCGGGTAAAATGTCATAGTAGTAGTTTATGATTTTCCGGTTACCTGCAAACAGCCATTCTTCCCCTTTTTTGGTATTGCACTTAGCACAACAAGGAATCAGATTAATAGAAAGTGCCGAAAATTCCGGAAAATCACTCTTGGGCAAATAATGGTCAAATGTTTCAGGTTCCCCAATATTACAATATTGGCATTCTGCCCGCAGTAGCCTATTTTGCCGGTCTTTGATTCGTGCTTTTAAAGCTGATAAATTATTGGACTTTCCATAACATCCCTGAAGATAATTACTATGAGGCGCTGTAAATGGAGATGCCGGTATGGTCTCTAAATTATTCGGAGTCGTACGATCAGTATAATCCGTAATTCGAACCAGTATATTGGGGCGTATTGCCTGAAGCGGTATCCGTTGGATTTCTCTTTTATTATTTACAATATTGTCCCAATACTCAATCTTCCTGGTTAACGGAATTAAATTTTTCATAATTAATAAAGGGATTGTAAATAGATTTTAGCACTTAAACTAAGCGGTAAACTTTCTTTTTCGAACATTTCAATAATTTTACTGTAGCTGTTACTTTTTGAAAGCTTGGTTAAGAACTCCCGGTAATATTCATCATGACTATTTGTATGAAATATTCTTTCGGTAATCGTGTTGAGATTTTCACCAAATGTTTCAATATCCAATCCCCGTATGCTGGGAATGTTTTCCAACCGTTCAATAACTATTATATCTTTTGCCGGTACTTCCTGTATGATTTGAGGGGAGTGAGTGGATATAATGGCATAGGAATTGTATTCTTTAAGTATGCGATTAATAACATTTACAAAAAGAGAAATACTATTAGGATGCAAATGTGTTTCCGGTTCATCAAATAACAGTAATGATTCTGTTGTAATATAGGCCAGGACTTCTGCAAGCATCAGTATCATAACTATCTGACCTGAGCTATACTTAGAATATCCACCTTCACTATAAAGAGTGAACTCGTTTTTATTTAATTCGATAAAATCTTTATCCAGGATATCCAAAGCAATATCATCCGATAATACAATTGCTATGTATTTACCAAACAAATGCATTCTTTCTGATTTTTCAAGAATTCCCAATGCTTTTTTTAGTCGGGCATTTACCTGATTGTCTGTAAGAAAGCCTCTGCCACTTTGAAAACCGCAATAATAATAACTGTAGGTTTTTGTTTGTTTTGGTCGGGGAAACCTGTCGAACAGGCTATAGGAAATGGCGATTACACGGCTAAACGGCGGCAGATATTGGGTAGAGAAATTTCCTTGTTTTTCATACCCGCTTAAGGTTGAGGCCAGTTTTGCAATATATTGTGTTTTGCCGGTTCCGTTCTTACCAATTAAGACTTTGATTCTAAAAGGAAGATCTTCTTTTTCAGAATAATCAAATTTTATAGCGTGTTTTTCTATTGCCCCGCTAATCTGTGTTGAAAAAGTAAAGCAAAGGGTATTATCCGTTTCCAACCCATTATAAATCTTATATCCTTCATGAAGTGCTTTTTGGGCTTCACTGCTTCTGATTAAAGATGTCTTGAATCCCTTTTCATGCTCAAATGATTCCACCAGACCTTTATTAATGGCTAAATCATTAATGGCGTCCAGATAGTAGTTAGCAACTTCTTTATTTAAGTTTTCCCGAAGATTTAAATAATAGTGGTTTGATTGCCCAAGTGAGCAAATATTACGATCATCAAGCGACGTAAAGGTATTGGGTAACTCACCATTATCTTTTTCCTTATTTAAAAATTTTGTGGTGCCAATATAGGTACGTTCTTTGAGAGAATCATAAT
This region of Flavobacterium inviolabile genomic DNA includes:
- a CDS encoding mechanosensitive ion channel family protein translates to MKIFNWAYKILKNLDFSDTTASYLNLAVNIIVLVVVAYILDYIFKKILIIILAIIAEKTKSSFDDFLVANKTAKYVAHLVPLYFISKVVPVVLKNFVYWESFFGKGVKTYMVFLSLWIIRSIFNSLKDYLKEKPKFSDKPIDSYTQVIMIILWVYAITYLVLILFDTNFKTLLGTFGAISAIIILIFKDTILGLVASIQVTVNDTVRIGDWITIDKFGADGDVIEINLATVKVKNFDNTTTTVPTYSLISDSFRNWRGMQNSNGRRIKRHILIKENSVRFIHANEIDHFKKIQLITSYIEHRQSDIEKYNTNNNINKELAINGRNLTNLGLFRKYLTSYIESHAGINKEMTLMVRHLQPTDKGIPIEIYAFVSDKRWINYEHIMADIFDHIIAAVDYFDLEIFELPSNNKNYIGE
- a CDS encoding DUF3817 domain-containing protein codes for the protein MLRFFKIIAFLEGISLLLLLFVAMPLKYMYDKPEMVRFVGMAHGLLFIGYIVIASMLKMEENWSFKKYFQVCIASVIPFGTFYIEKKIL
- a CDS encoding ABC transporter ATP-binding protein, with translation MISTETQEHSNWFLKFFLCLLAIVGAVNSVIYTIAPLLPAKWAARIIPVGLSMLLIAILFSVGFSIYWHYKAKKGKINSQKYRIWLTALLRYWLAFHIMIFGFEKLFEVNFAFANHLEDALVNTLTGTELTWKYYGSTYGLAAIVGVFQIAGSIFLLFRRTVLLGVATLLPVLFNIVLINIFYGIGPITTFTSMLMTLGLCYLLLERKDAIIALFTKYKNPSPAIGNKALRAVVRVLCIVIPLVFIMYYRYDVHLSDKYFGKWKVDSMMRNGKKIAENAWEKDTSAWKVVYIEERGKIYYSPNPHVYVDSTSVLMRYQYDDTKNSLQVIAYERNPAQPDTIPVQINKFNGSTMQWNMVLYKDTIQMQLKKVIR
- a CDS encoding DUF1801 domain-containing protein, with amino-acid sequence MAKNKTTYTAVNVVDFINAYVDNEQKKADSFRLIELMSEWSGFEPKMWGPTIIGFGNYHYKYASGHEGDAPLIGFSPRKAAFSLYVFSPTEENKHLLDNLGKYKISKACIYIKKLSDINIPALKEICEDSFKYLNEHHECACREK
- a CDS encoding HNH endonuclease — protein: MKNLIPLTRKIEYWDNIVNNKREIQRIPLQAIRPNILVRITDYTDRTTPNNLETIPASPFTAPHSNYLQGCYGKSNNLSALKARIKDRQNRLLRAECQYCNIGEPETFDHYLPKSDFPEFSALSINLIPCCAKCNTKKGEEWLFAGNRKIINYYYDILPDVDYLRCDIVYSANVPQAVFSIDSAQIPVNIRSVIVNHFETLLLLDRYKQRSNSEIIDVLNAITPSLGRLTRVQIQENLQQEAINMKASKGRNYWRAILRTALSDSNRFLTEAGF
- a CDS encoding AAA family ATPase; translation: MDKVQYYGVGFTWKEAEIKNQLPRFIEEGIWENGFEDKYLERVNMVAVGSRIAAKTTYTKKENGEMISILEIHAIGTVLENLKNGRTLKVRWDQSIEPFIIKNKGAYRSTISRINNIGTIKEIFKNDKLSVKSGEFLFYLSGESEKEDYLYPCFILTKDKWNDFGYQTQYEVYYYDSLKERTYIGTTKFLNKEKDNGELPNTFTSLDDRNICSLGQSNHYYLNLRENLNKEVANYYLDAINDLAINKGLVESFEHEKGFKTSLIRSSEAQKALHEGYKIYNGLETDNTLCFTFSTQISGAIEKHAIKFDYSEKEDLPFRIKVLIGKNGTGKTQYIAKLASTLSGYEKQGNFSTQYLPPFSRVIAISYSLFDRFPRPKQTKTYSYYYCGFQSGRGFLTDNQVNARLKKALGILEKSERMHLFGKYIAIVLSDDIALDILDKDFIELNKNEFTLYSEGGYSKYSSGQIVMILMLAEVLAYITTESLLLFDEPETHLHPNSISLFVNVINRILKEYNSYAIISTHSPQIIQEVPAKDIIVIERLENIPSIRGLDIETFGENLNTITERIFHTNSHDEYYREFLTKLSKSNSYSKIIEMFEKESLPLSLSAKIYLQSLY